The Pontibacter sp. SGAir0037 DNA segment AGCTTTGCTGTGGCGCGGTAGCACCAGCCGTTCTCTCCATAACACGCATTGGCAGGCGATCGAAATATTTTTCCGGCACCTGGTAAACGTTGTGCTTTGGGAGATCACTTAATCTAAAATCTTTATTCAATTCCTTCATAATCTTACCTATTAGATACAGATCTTTAGCTAAAGTTTAATGCAGCTTTATAAATTCTTCTATTTTTTTTACAGCATGATGGTAAGAAGCTTTCAGCGCTCCAACAGATGTGCCTAAAATCTCAGAAATCTCTTCGTATTTCAGGTCGTCGTAGTACCGCATGTTAAAAACAAGCCTCTGCTTGTCAGGAAGCTTTAGCAGCGCCTTTTGCAGTTTTAGCTGTACCTCATCACCGCTGATATGAGGGGAGGAATCCAGCTTTTCGGTAAGTTCGGCCGCAACATCATGAAGTGGTAAAAAGAATTTCCTTCTTTTGCTGGAAAGGAAGGTAAGGCATTCATTGGTGGCGATACGGTAAATCCAGGTATAAAGCTGTGCATCCTGCCTGAAATTTTCCAGCCCTTTCCACACCTTTAGAAAAACCTCCTGTGTCAGGTCGTCTGCATCATCATGGTCTACCACCATTTTGCGGATATGCCAGTAAATTTTCTGCTGATACTTCCTGATGAGCTGGTTAAAAGCCAGGTGGCGGCTTTCAGGTTGGGCAAATTTCTCTAACAGCTCTTTGTCTTCCACAAGTCAGGTAAAAGTAATTTCAGGAAGTAGGAATTAAGTTGAATCTGAATTCAAATAAACAAAAAAGAGAGGGAGTCCCAAAGAAGAACCGCCTCTCTTTTGATAAGAAATATGTTACAGGCCGAATTTTTTGTAAAAGCTACTTTCTGGCTATTACACGTTCTACTGCATCTACTATGTTGTGCTCGTTCAGGCCGTATTTATCCATTAGTTCCTCTGGTGTACCACTTTCTCCGAAAGAGTCGTTAACGGCAACCATTTCGAGAGGCAATGGCATTTTACGGGCCAAAAGTTGCGCCACGCTGTCTCCCAGGCCACCATTCATCTGGTGCTCCTCTGCTGTAACCACACACTTGGTTTTGGCTACAGAGGTCAGGATGGCTTCTTCATCCAGAGGCTTGATAGTGTGGATATTGATAATTTCGGCATTGATTCCTTTTTCAGCCAGTAAATGGCCTGCCAGGATTGCTTTCCAGACAAGGTGGCCGGTTGCAAAAATACTTACATCTGTACCTTCGTTCAGCATGACAGCTTTCCCAATTTCGAACTTCTGATCGGCAGGAGTAAAGTTTGGAATTACCGGGCGGCCAAAGCGCAGGTAAACAGGGCCTTCGTAATCGGCTATAGCAATGGTGGCAGCCTTTGTCTGGTTATAGTCGCAAGGGTTAATAACCGTCATGTGAGGCAGCATTTTCATCATACCCACATCTTCCAGTATCTGGTGGGTGGCACCGTCTTCTCCTAGTGTAAGACCGGCGTGTGAAGCGCATATCTTCACGTTTTTGCCCGAATAAGCGATAGACTGGCGGATCTGGTCGTAAACACGGCCAGTGGAGAAGTTGGCGAAAGTACCTGTAAAAGGTATTTTGCCTCCTATTGTTAAACCAGCTGCAATGCCCATCATGTTTGCCTCGGCAATACCAATCTGGAAAAAACGGTCTGGGTTTTCTTTGATAAAGTCACCCATTTTAAGAGAGCCTACCAGGTCGGCGCATAGGGCTACTACATTCGGGTTAGTGCGGCCAAGCTCTAATAAGCCAGCGCCAAAGCCTGAGCGTGTGTCTTTTTTTTCTGTGTAAGTGTACTCTTTCATTATCTGTTGAATATTTTAACGGTTGTAGTTGCCCCAGACCTAATTGTAAAATCCTGAACGTCGGTAAACTTACTCGACTGGGCTGATTTCATTCTGTAAACTAAGCGGTAATTGCCGGGCTGCATAGCCAGAATTACCCTGCTGTTTTGTTCCGAAAGGTTGTACACCCATTGCTGGGTACCATCGTCGGCTAATGTGTAAATACTTCCGTAACCTTGCAGTTCTGAAGGAATGTTCAGTTGGCCTGGCGCAGGAAAGTTAATTGTTTGCAACTGCCCCTGCTTTACTTCCACATCTTTTAAATAGATGCGTGGTAGTGTGAGCAGTTCCAGGTCGTATACACCCGCCAGGTATTTGTGCCTTGTGCCAAATTGCTGAACATGCAAGGTCTGGTTTGTTCCCGTTTTCTTTACGATAGCTTCTAGCTGGCCGTAAGGGGAGGGGCCATCCTGGCGAAGGTTCAGTTCGCCTTGCGGTGCCTTTACTTTTATAATGTTATGCTGCCCCGGCACAATAGGTACATTTTGCTGTACCACTGCCGGAACCGTGTTTACGATTAAGCTGTAAGGTTGCAGCGCATCTATGGCCAGTACGTCAGGCTTTCTGCTGCCATCCATGTAGTGCACAAAGTTGTACTCTGTAGTACCTGTTAAAGCGTTTACAAAGGTCATGTTCACGTTCGTCTCAACAGGCCTGTTTTGCTCGTCTAGCAGCTCTACACTTACAGTAGTTTCACTTAGCGTTTGGGTAACTATTTGGGCCAGCACCTGCTGGAATGTTTCCACATTAGCCGCATTAAAATACTGACCGATACAGCTTAACTGAGGCGCGAACTGTTCCTCTATGCCAATCCCTATAATAAAAGGCCTTAGAAAAATACGTTTCTTCTGCAGCGCTATAGAGGTGGCACAGGGGTCGCCTCCGCAGGATTCCAGGCCGTCTGTAATCAGGATTAATACATTCCTGGATCTGGGATCGTTCGGAAAATCATTGGCCGATTGCTCCAGCGAAAATGTGATGGGGGTATTGCCCCTGGGTATGATCTGCTGTAACTTCTTTTTAATGGTTGCAGCATTCTTACCGGCAAATGGCACCTCCAGCTTTGTATCTTTGCAATCGTTGCGTTCGCGCCCAAACTGATGTCCGTATACCCTGAGTGCTACCTCCACATGCTCGTGTTGCTCCAGTGAATCCACCAGGTTGGCCAGCATGTTTTTGGCAATCTGCATCCGGTCGCTGTTTTCCCATTTGGCCAGCATACTGCCGGAAGCATCCAGTAAAAAGAGGATACGGGTAGTCGGCACCGGCTTTTTCTCCTGGGCATAAAGCCTCCCGCCTGCTGTAAAAAGCAGCAAGCTAAAAAGCAGGAAAGAGAGTTTATGCCAGTTTGCCACAGCTTATCAATTGAACCAGGTAAACCAAGTGCTTTCTGTTTAACGGCAGAAAACGGTTAAATACGTACTAGTAGTCGGCCGCCTCGTTTACAGCTAATTGCTGCAGTGCTTTGTTCAGCTGCTCATCGTTCGGAGCTACGCCATGCCATTTGTGCGACCCCATCATAAAGTCTACACCAAAGCCCATTTGGGTATCCATCAGGATCATCACGGGTTTTCCTTTACCGGTTGCTGCTTTTGCTTCGTCCAGTGCTGGTAATAGGGTTTCAAAGCTGTTTCCATCTGCTTCCAAAACATGCCATCCAAAAGCTTCGAACTTGGCACGCAAATCACCCAACGAAAGCACCTCTTCAGTGGAGCCGTCGATTTGCTGGCCGTTTCTGTCTACGGTGGCAATCAGGTTGTCTACTTTGTTATGAGGAGCATACATGGCGGCTTCCCATATCTGGCCTTCTTCTAACTCACCGTCGCCCATCAGCACGTATACCAGGCTGTTGTCTTTGTTGAGTTTTTTAGCCTGAGCAGCACCAATGGCAACAGATAATCCCTGTCCAAGTGAGCCCGATGCTACCCGAATGCCTGGCAGACCTTCTTCTGTGGCAGGGTGACCCTGTAGCCTGGAGTTCAGCTTACGGAATGTAGCCAGCTCTTTTACCTCAAAGAAGCCTGCGCGCGCCAGCGTGCTATACCATACCGGGGAGATGTGGCCGTTCGACAGGAAGAATAAGTCTTCGCCGGTACCATCCATTTTAAAATCTGTGCTGTAGTTCATAACGCGGAAGTAAAGCGAAACGAAATAATCTGTACAGCCCAAAGAGCCTCCCGGATGCCCTGAATTTACAGCGTGGACCATACGCACAATGTCGCGGCGTACCTGTGCGGCTACCTGCTTTAGTTCGTCAATGCTCTTGTTGTGTGGATTCACAGTTTTGATAAGTTTGAATGAATAAATATGACTAAATGTAAGAATTTAAACTTAATAAATATTAAGTGTTAAAGTTACATTTTTAAATTATTTGTTTTGCGTGATCAGCAGTTTTTACTTTTGTAATGATATTTCGGATAATTCCTTCTTCGTCAATTACAAAGGTATAGCGCATAGTGCCCATGTATTTGCGGCCATACATCGATTTTTCCTGCCACACACCATATTGTTCTACAATCTTTTTATCGGTGTCTGCTATAAGTGAGAAAGGCAGTTCAAACTTCGTGATAAAGTTCTGGTGCGATTTTTCACTATCCACACTTACTCCCAGAATTTCAAAGCCTGCCTGTTTAAGTTCCTGGTAATTGTCGCGCAGGTTGCATGCCTGCGCCGTGCAGCCGGGGGTATTATCTTTCGGGTAAAAGTAGAGCACTACTTTTTTGCCGCTAAAGTCGCTTAGTTTTACTGTGTTTCCGTTTTGATCTACGCCTTCGAAGGCCGGGGCTTTATCGCCTATTTGGAGTTCCATTATTAAATTGTTGTTTTGTAAATGGCTTCATTGCCAGCGTTATCTCTCACTTTCAGAACCACTTCCCCTGACAAAGGTATACTTTTATCTAACTTTTCAGAGTAAATGGTGGCTGTTTTATGTTCGTACTTCATCAGGAGCCACTGGCCGTTTATTTCTGCCCTGAAAGAGTTTATGCCGGACAAATCGTCTGATATCTTGAACCTGATCTGCACATTGCTTTTCCCCAGAAGCTTTATGGCAGGTGGTTTCACATCTTCCATAACTTTAAACTTACCCATGTTGCGGGTAGTAAAGGTAATGGAGTTGCCGTTCCAGGTTCCGCCTTCCAGGCCTCTGCTTCTGCCTGTCCCCAAAAAGTATACAGCAGCCTTTGTTTTGTCAGCGAATGGCTTTGGGGGTGTGATGGTAACCTTGATGGCTTGGTGCAAAGGTGTAAAGAAATCGCCAATCGTATACACATCTCCCTCCAGCCTCGTGTCGAGGTATAAGGTGTCGTAAAGCGATTTTTCTCCGAAAGCTATTTTTACAAATTTATTTTCGTAGTTCACTTCCTGTGCAGGAGGAATGATTTTCTGATTTACCAGGCTGGCTGAAATGCCGCAGAAACTGATCTGTTCGGGAATTCCCGCCCGCAGGTCATAGAGGCAAACAGAGGCAGAGTTTTTGGTATAGCTTGGCACCAGTTCCATGCGCTTATTCCCCCGGTACAATTCCACATTGCGCGGTGTGGCAGAAGTATCGGTGGCTACCACTTTTAAAATATTGCCTATAACTTCATAAACCAGTTCCGGCTGCTTTACATTTTTTGCCAGTGTTTTGCTAAAAGCCGGTTTCTGCCCTTTCAGAATAAAGCTTAAAGTGGTGGCGTTGTTGTAAGAGTCTTTAGCTACCAGACGGATTCTGTAAACCGAATCGGCCTGCACCGAAACTCTGCCGCCTCTCTCGTTGGCATTGTAAAGCGGCAGGTCGTTGCCATGGTCTACAAAGCTTTTCTGAAAGGTGCGGCCGAACATTTTATACATGTTGTAGTTAATGTGCTGCGATACTTGCCGTGAAAGCTCAAAAGGCACTTTGTTTATATAGTGGCTATACACCTGTTTATCGTTTACAAAAAGCGCTACTTCCTGGGTCCCATTCTTATTGGTAGCACCATCGAGCATATCGTTGGTTTGTATTTCTAACCCCAGTAAGCCATGAGCAAAAACGGTGTCTGGTAGTATATAGTCTGTACCGGTTTTCTTCGTGCGGAATTCTGCTCTGCCAAACTCCTGGTTTACCCTCCCATAAATATCGAGTGTTTGTATGCCCAGGCTATAGATTTCAGGTGGAGTTGTATCGATAATTTCTTTAAAGCCCCAGAGCAAAGGGTTGTAAAGCTTATCTTCTGTATCGCGTATTTCGAAGTGCAGGTGTGGTCCGCCGGAGCCGCCTGTATTTCCTGATAAGCCTATAATGTCACCTTTCTTTACCGGGAATTGTCCCTTCTCAGGAAACAGTTCCAACTCAAAGGTTTGCTTTTCATACTGCTTCTGGAGCATGTGATCTGCCAGAGGCTTGTAGTAGGAAAGCAGGTGCGCATAGGTAGTTACCAGGCCATTCGGATGGGTGATGTATATAATATTGCCATAGCCATAGGTCGATTGCTTTACCCGTGAAATATAGCCGTCAGCGGCGGCATACACCTCCAAGCCTTCGCGCTGGTCGGTTTTTATATCGAGGCCGCCATGAAAGTGGTTTGAGCGAATCTCACCCATCGTGCCCGATAAATAGTTTCGTTGCCCCGGCTTGATGGGAAATATAAAATAGCCTGGTTCAGGAGTAGGCTGTGCCGCTACACTCAAACCAGTAAAAAATAATACAGCAAGAAATGCCAGGTGCTTATTTAACTTCAAAATCCAACAGTTTTTTATCTTCAACATACCCTTCTAATCTGTCTCCTATTTTAACTGGCCCAACACCTGCTGGTGTGCCTGTAAAAACAATGTCTCCTGTTTTTAATGTAATAAAGCGCGATATGTAGGCAATAATGGCATCGAAGGTATTCAGCATCATTTTGGAATTGCCTTCCTGCTTTGTGCTTCCGTTTACATCCAGCCTGAAATTAATATTGTGCAGATCCGGGAAATCGGTTAGAGGTAAGAATTCTGAAACAGGAGCTGATCCGTTAAATCCTTTGGCTAGCGTCCAGGGCAACCCTTTCGCTTTTGCTTTTGATTGTAGGTCGCGGGCTGTAAAGTCGATGCCAAGGCCAATTGAGTCGTAATACTTGCTGGCAAACTTTGCATCGATGTTTTTGCCTTCTCTGCTGATGCGCAGGATCAGTTCTATCTCGTGGTGAATATCCTGGCTGTACTCAGGGTAATAGAAAGGTTCGTTGTTGCGAAGAATGGCGGTATCGGGTTTAAAAAAAATAACAGGCTCGTCGGGTACTTCGTTTTTAAGTTCGGCTATGTGTTCTGCGTAATTACGGCCAATGGCTAAAATTTTCATAAAGGGTTTCTTATATTCTATTTTCAAAAATAGGCTTTCTTATTATATCATGCGTGCATTAAACGAGAGAATTTACTAAATATTTAGCAGTGTTGAGTTTCATTTAATAGCCAAAGAGACAGGTAAGGCTGCCAGCTGGTTAGAAGTTTTTAAAGAAATGCACGTACATGGTAGCACC contains these protein-coding regions:
- the bcp gene encoding thioredoxin-dependent thiol peroxidase; this translates as MELQIGDKAPAFEGVDQNGNTVKLSDFSGKKVVLYFYPKDNTPGCTAQACNLRDNYQELKQAGFEILGVSVDSEKSHQNFITKFELPFSLIADTDKKIVEQYGVWQEKSMYGRKYMGTMRYTFVIDEEGIIRNIITKVKTADHAKQII
- a CDS encoding VWA domain-containing protein yields the protein MANWHKLSFLLFSLLLFTAGGRLYAQEKKPVPTTRILFLLDASGSMLAKWENSDRMQIAKNMLANLVDSLEQHEHVEVALRVYGHQFGRERNDCKDTKLEVPFAGKNAATIKKKLQQIIPRGNTPITFSLEQSANDFPNDPRSRNVLILITDGLESCGGDPCATSIALQKKRIFLRPFIIGIGIEEQFAPQLSCIGQYFNAANVETFQQVLAQIVTQTLSETTVSVELLDEQNRPVETNVNMTFVNALTGTTEYNFVHYMDGSRKPDVLAIDALQPYSLIVNTVPAVVQQNVPIVPGQHNIIKVKAPQGELNLRQDGPSPYGQLEAIVKKTGTNQTLHVQQFGTRHKYLAGVYDLELLTLPRIYLKDVEVKQGQLQTINFPAPGQLNIPSELQGYGSIYTLADDGTQQWVYNLSEQNSRVILAMQPGNYRLVYRMKSAQSSKFTDVQDFTIRSGATTTVKIFNR
- a CDS encoding RNA polymerase sigma factor, which encodes MEDKELLEKFAQPESRHLAFNQLIRKYQQKIYWHIRKMVVDHDDADDLTQEVFLKVWKGLENFRQDAQLYTWIYRIATNECLTFLSSKRRKFFLPLHDVAAELTEKLDSSPHISGDEVQLKLQKALLKLPDKQRLVFNMRYYDDLKYEEISEILGTSVGALKASYHHAVKKIEEFIKLH
- a CDS encoding M23 family metallopeptidase, whose product is MKLNKHLAFLAVLFFTGLSVAAQPTPEPGYFIFPIKPGQRNYLSGTMGEIRSNHFHGGLDIKTDQREGLEVYAAADGYISRVKQSTYGYGNIIYITHPNGLVTTYAHLLSYYKPLADHMLQKQYEKQTFELELFPEKGQFPVKKGDIIGLSGNTGGSGGPHLHFEIRDTEDKLYNPLLWGFKEIIDTTPPEIYSLGIQTLDIYGRVNQEFGRAEFRTKKTGTDYILPDTVFAHGLLGLEIQTNDMLDGATNKNGTQEVALFVNDKQVYSHYINKVPFELSRQVSQHINYNMYKMFGRTFQKSFVDHGNDLPLYNANERGGRVSVQADSVYRIRLVAKDSYNNATTLSFILKGQKPAFSKTLAKNVKQPELVYEVIGNILKVVATDTSATPRNVELYRGNKRMELVPSYTKNSASVCLYDLRAGIPEQISFCGISASLVNQKIIPPAQEVNYENKFVKIAFGEKSLYDTLYLDTRLEGDVYTIGDFFTPLHQAIKVTITPPKPFADKTKAAVYFLGTGRSRGLEGGTWNGNSITFTTRNMGKFKVMEDVKPPAIKLLGKSNVQIRFKISDDLSGINSFRAEINGQWLLMKYEHKTATIYSEKLDKSIPLSGEVVLKVRDNAGNEAIYKTTI
- a CDS encoding transketolase family protein, with the protein product MKEYTYTEKKDTRSGFGAGLLELGRTNPNVVALCADLVGSLKMGDFIKENPDRFFQIGIAEANMMGIAAGLTIGGKIPFTGTFANFSTGRVYDQIRQSIAYSGKNVKICASHAGLTLGEDGATHQILEDVGMMKMLPHMTVINPCDYNQTKAATIAIADYEGPVYLRFGRPVIPNFTPADQKFEIGKAVMLNEGTDVSIFATGHLVWKAILAGHLLAEKGINAEIINIHTIKPLDEEAILTSVAKTKCVVTAEEHQMNGGLGDSVAQLLARKMPLPLEMVAVNDSFGESGTPEELMDKYGLNEHNIVDAVERVIARK
- a CDS encoding fumarylacetoacetate hydrolase family protein, whose translation is MKILAIGRNYAEHIAELKNEVPDEPVIFFKPDTAILRNNEPFYYPEYSQDIHHEIELILRISREGKNIDAKFASKYYDSIGLGIDFTARDLQSKAKAKGLPWTLAKGFNGSAPVSEFLPLTDFPDLHNINFRLDVNGSTKQEGNSKMMLNTFDAIIAYISRFITLKTGDIVFTGTPAGVGPVKIGDRLEGYVEDKKLLDFEVK
- a CDS encoding transketolase, translating into MNPHNKSIDELKQVAAQVRRDIVRMVHAVNSGHPGGSLGCTDYFVSLYFRVMNYSTDFKMDGTGEDLFFLSNGHISPVWYSTLARAGFFEVKELATFRKLNSRLQGHPATEEGLPGIRVASGSLGQGLSVAIGAAQAKKLNKDNSLVYVLMGDGELEEGQIWEAAMYAPHNKVDNLIATVDRNGQQIDGSTEEVLSLGDLRAKFEAFGWHVLEADGNSFETLLPALDEAKAATGKGKPVMILMDTQMGFGVDFMMGSHKWHGVAPNDEQLNKALQQLAVNEAADY